In Phacochoerus africanus isolate WHEZ1 chromosome 2, ROS_Pafr_v1, whole genome shotgun sequence, one DNA window encodes the following:
- the EXOSC3 gene encoding exosome complex component RRP40, translating to MAEPAAHAAESFAGCRARAARTVLDQVVLPGEELLLPEQEDGEGPGGAGERPLRLNAGARPRVRVVCGPGLRRCGDRLLVTKCGRLRHKEAGGGGGSGVYWVDSQQKRYVPVKGDHVIGIVTAKSGDIFKVDVGGSEPASLSYLAFEGATKRNRPNVQIGDLIYGQFVVANKDMEPEMVCIDSCGRANGMGVIGQDGLLFKVTLGLVRKLLAPDCEILQEVGKLYPLEIVFGMNGRIWVKAKTIQQTLILANVLEACEHMTADQRKQIFSRLAES from the exons ATGGCTGAGCCAGCCGCTCATGCTGCGGAGTCGTTTGCTGGTTGCAGGGCGCGGGCAGCCCGTACAGTACTAGATCAGGTGGTGCTCCCGGgtgaggagctgctgctgcctgaGCAGGAGGACGGAGAAGGCCCAGGAGGTGCAGGGGAGCGACCGCTGCGCCTGAACGCCGGAGCGCGCCCGCGGGTGCGCGTGGTGTGTGGCCCGGGCTTGCGGCGTTGTGGCGACCGGCTGTTGGTCACCAAGTGCGGCCGCCTCCGTCACAAGgaggccggcggcggcggcggcagtggcGTCTATTGGGTGGACTCGCAGCAGAAGCGG tATGTCCCAGTCAAAGGAGACCATGTGATTGGCATAGTTACCGCTAAATCTGGAGATATATTCAAAGTTGATGTTGGAGGGAGTGAGCCAGCTTCTTTATCTTACTTGGCATTTGAAGGTGCAactaaaagaaacagaccaaatgtTCAG ATTGGAGATCTCATCTATGGCCAATTTGTAGTTGCTAATAAAGATATGGAACCAGAGATGGTCTGTATTGACAGCTGTGGACGAGCCAACGGAATGGGTGTGATTGGACAAGATGGTCTGCTTTTTAAAGTGACTTTGGGCTTAGTTAGAAA GCTGCTAGCTCCAGACTGTGAAATCCTGCAAGAAGTGGGAAAACTCTACCCACTTGAGATAGTATTTGGAATGAATGGAAGAATATGGGTTAAAGCAAAAACCATTCAGCAAACTTTGATTTTGGCAAATGTTTTAGAAGCTTGTGAACACATGACAGCAGATCAAAGAAAACAGATCTTCTCCAGATTGGCAGAAAGTTGA